The Pseudopipra pipra isolate bDixPip1 chromosome Z, bDixPip1.hap1, whole genome shotgun sequence nucleotide sequence TTTCTTGAGTGAACAGTAGAGGTTTGAGACCATGACGCAGATAAATAAAGTTAAAACTACAGTCTTAGACCAAGGAGACTGAGTCATATTTCTCAAAAACATCTGGCCAGCAAAATTGTGTATCAGCCTACTGTCACTGCATGTGGGTACTCAGTCATGGACTCAGCaacacaataaagaaaaaaggaggggggaatttaaccaattaaaacattttaactcATCCTTTTACAGACACTTTGTATGGGAACTTAATCAGATATTAAAAGCCTGACTTCTTAAGCATACCCTGAGCCTTACACTGATAGATTATCATCCTGCAACAGTTCTCAACACAGTTCTTCAGAAGGGAATCAGCTCCTAGAGCTTGAACAAGCTCCTCCACTGAATCTAACCTTCCAAACCAGACTTTTTGCCTAGGCTGTGACAAGCTACTTCCCAAACTGCACCAACTTCTTTGAATCCAACAAGCCCTATGAGATGGGTCCTCATCTGAAGGCCACAAGGGGCTTTGTAGTTTCCTAGAGTAGTAACCTCACAGGCCCCTTTAGCCTGCACAGGACCCAGTGCCCACAACCAGCTCTTCCTTTGGATATCATCTGCCAATagttttcatgttttctctAGCAGGCCACACCATCCCAGGAGGTTTCCAGCAGAAACGTGCTTGGAAATCTTTTACTAGGATCTGATATTCCTTACCAGATTCTTCTGGAGCATAAAGTCTGAATCTGTCACTGCACAACAGAGTTTTCTGAGCAGGAGGCTCAGGAGTTTATTCCCTCAACATGAAATTGGACATGAGGTGTGACCATGGGAGGCAGTGAACTGCGGAAAGAAACTTTCCCTTCCTGTGATCTGTGACatccaaaaaccaaacaagtgTGTCTGCAGTGGCAGCAACCAAGTATCCAGCCCTTGGATACTGACCTGCACATAAGCTCCTGTTCTAATAAGTGGTAAGTCTTAAAAGTATGGTCATTTGGAGTGATTTATTAGGTAGTTCCAGTTAGGTGCAGGGGTGAATTTTAGTTTTATTCACTCATGTACATGAGAGGACTCCATGatcctaaaggtcttttccaacttaaatgattctatgatcctgaGATGTTCTGCCATAGTTCGGATATGTATAGGAAGAGAGATGTACTTCTTCCATGTTGTCAGCAAGAGAGATGGGTACCAAATGCTGTTCTTCACAAATGCAATCCAGAGAAGGGACTGTATGTGTGAAAATTTGTGAACAGTAGGTTTTCATCCCGTAGGGGTGTCCAAGGAGTTAGGAGACGAGACCATGCAGGCTTTGACACAAGATCAGCCTATTCCTGAGTGCAGTGACCTGTGGAGCATTTGTTCTCTGTGCCCCACAGCTCTAAGGTAAAACATGTTCCCTAAGGAAAGGACAGCACCCTGGGGTTGGGATCCTTCCCACCCAATGCTGTGTGTCTAGAGGGGAGGTGCTtctgtcagtggtgggtccatCAGCACAAACCTGATCTCCAAGAGCAGTATTGACTCGGCCACTCCAGGCATTTGAAGACATGCTGGGTGGAGACATCTACTCTTTGCAGTAGCCCTGATTTGGTCAGATGGGCCAAGACCCACTATCCTCTTCTGAAAGATGTGGAAAAAATTGTTATATTTCTGGTGTGAAGCAGAACACACTGTCTGCAATAAAGACTGCTTGTTCACTCACTGATTATCTTCACTTTGCCACATGTGCTGGAAAGAAGGAGCCGAGCGGTTTTCGTATCTGTTAAGAACTGCCTTGCACGACGCATGGCTGCACACAACCCCTTCTCCCTAacctctcctgccctgctgctccccagtaCACCCACAGAGCTCAGGACTGCGTCCACCAAATGACAGATCAAATCCTCACCTCCCCTCCACCCTTCAAAATCACCAGCCAACTGTGCAAAATTCCTGCACGTCCATCTCCCTTTTTCAGATCACCTGCAGATTTTCTGTCTGCCACCAGGCTTTCTGGCCAGCTCAGCATTTTGGGAAAGAACCGAAAcctcagaggagagagagggaaatggCAGGACATGGCCAGTTTTCCACTGGCTGGGAAGAGGTCTGAGCCCTCTTCACCTTGCAAAGGGGGAGATCAAGGCTGTTTTTGCCACGGTGGGCGTTGTGGGTGGGAAGGGCAGCATCCAGCCATTCAGAGTTGCAAGTGTCTGTGTCTCACATGCCTGGTAGCTGAAGTATCTGCAAGATCTAAGGGAGGATCTGGTATTTACATGTCTGCCATGTGTGCCTCTGTGTGGGAGTAGGGTTTGTATATATTATaaggaaaagctgcagatgGAAACAACCCAGTTTGGTTTCTAGGGCCTGGTTCAAAGCCCATTTAAATCAGCAGGAGTCATTCCACTTACTGTGATAGGTTTTGGCCTCATCTCTCCTTGGCCCTGCCCAACATACCTATGACCTCAGGGACTGCTCCTTGCTGCATATCCTCAATTAAACCCTGTTCCCCAGAGTGGCTGTTTGCAGGGAATCTGTGGACATGCTCCCTCCTCTGGTGTCACACCCTGCAGATACTCAGAGGCAAGCGTTGCTTGTTCATCAGTCCTTGCTCAAGATAAAGAGATTCCattgtttgatttggttttgtaaATTGGTGCCACCAGGGGTTTTTTCTAtcttttgtgttgcttttatCTGAACACACTTCAGCATCATCTCCTTCCTCAGGAGCCAGATTTCAGATCAGAAGGCCTCACCATCTCATCACCTTCCTCCATACTCAAGTCTATCACATTTCTACCAGCTCTACCTGAGCTGCCTTTAACCTGCCTGCAACTAAAGCATTTCTGAAAGGGCTTCATGCTGGATTTCAGACATCAAAAACTGGTCACTCCTTTGCTCTAATGGCTGCAATCTGTGCACATCgatggtgtgggttttttcctttagttttacCAGGTTACTGCTGCACTCCCATGTATAAAAGAGCCTCTTAAGATTTTATCGTTTCTATACAAGTGTGTTTATAGCCTGAAAACAAGTCACACCTCTGTCTTCAGTAAAATCACAggctttttatttcatgttttccGTTTGTAACAGCATTTAAAAACGTGGATACTGGAACAGGACCAAGCACTAGTGTATCCATCACAAAGATGCAGGGTTGTCTGCTCTCCTCCTTGTCCTCTCCTAAACACCCCACCAGCACCACAGCTCCCTGAATGTGTCTCACCCAAGTCTTGAacaggctgaacagacccaCTCAGCTTTTCCATCCCGATAACATCACAGGTCGGAGTGGAAGGAACAGAAAGCAAAGGGCTGAGCCATCGAAGCGGATCAAGATCTGCTGTGGGGGTACCATGGACAGTAATGTAATGTTCTGCATGAATGTACATGAGATATGTTCAGGGATAATGTACTTACATAGatagagaatttttttaattccaggaTTTTATCAGATCTGGAAAAACGCTGAATGTGTGGGTCCCTGCACTATCAGTCTACAGCTACACCAAGAAGAGGGAGCTGTATTCCTTTTCTAACATCCATGCTGAAGTTGTACAGCCTCTGCAAATAATTGACTGAGTCTAATCAGACTCTTTTCCCCACATTAAATCTGCATTATCAGTTCAATCACCAccccaaaattaatttttgctcTTGGACCCACTCCCCTTTATTATAATAGATAATGGGAAATTCTATCCCAAATAATTTTGTGGGAATACTAGGAAGAAAGGAGTTTCAACCTGTTTGGGAAGAAGAGAAAGTCTGGGGGAGACAGAAATTACAAAAACACTCAGTCCCAATGTTGCAAGTTAGAAGCTGATCACATATATATTCATGCATACAAATATATGCGTAGTCATCTCACTCCTGCCACACATTATGGTCTGGTTCCAGCAGCCAAGGCTTTCTGGAGTGCTTTTGGCCACACCATTGAACTGGGACGTAAAATTGCATTGCTTAATCCTTGTAACTCCATGCCTAAAGCACTGCACTCTTGCACTGTGAACCAAGGCTAGACACAATCATGAACTTTGCTTAGTAGTCCTGTAGTCTGCTCCAAAAGAGGATCACTCATCTGGGATCAGATGTATAGGGAAACATTGAAGTTTGCTTACACTCCTCCTTCACTCTACACCCCAGCATCTCCTAGAGCTCCTACTGCTGTATCTTTTAGCCCACAGCCCATAATCCCTCCTGGGTAAGGCCATGCTGCCTGACAGGCTGGGCTTTTTTGGAGCCTTTGTGTGAGACCAACCTGAGGGATTAGGTTGGCAGGTGTGGCTGGAGCAGaatagccaggtgggggtgaTAGAAGAGAGGAGGCTGTGCCAGCTATGGGTGTAGTTTAGCCAACAGAAGGGGAAGTGGTACTGAGCTAAAATTTGCCATTGATTGGACTCACAGCGGTCTGTCATCACATAAAACTACCTATTTTATGAAACTAAATATTCCTGAGGTAAGCATTTATTCCAGACAATCATGGAACTTAAGATTGAATGGGAAAGTGTCTGGTAAATTTGCTTGTAGCAAAGGGTCACTGACTCATGTCTGAAGCAAAGATTTTttcagggctgcccagggccacAAACAGCCCTCTGTGCTGAGGGACTCCTCCTACCATGGACAAACAGGGtacaagggaaggaaaaagtgCAAGTCACCTCTCTAACCAGAGTGAACCTCTCAGGAACTCACCTCCAGTCCTTTTCAGAGCCTGGAAAAGTGGCTTTGAAAGTTGCCACTTATCCTGAGATAGTGGCTGTAAACTCTAGGGCTATCTTGAGAGTTCCCATTGCCCGTGCAGTGTTTGAGCAACTCATGCAGTCTCCCACAGTCCCAAGGTAGACAAAGCACTGAGAGAATGCAACACAAAACCAACTACAATTGAACCTATGAAGAAGCTTTACATTAGATTAAATCAATGAGGAAACAGAAGAAGTGCAAGTACTGCCtttattctttgaaaatatgaaagcaGAGCTAATCTGAAAACAAACTCGCTACACAGAGAAGCTACAGCGAACAGGACTCACATAGAAACCACTGATGGAGTTTGTCATGGGCTTTGCTCAACCCAGCACTAGCGAGAGTCAGAAAAGCACCTTCTCCAGGATGAATCCTGATAGGAGAGGGAGGAAGACGGTGTGTTGAGGGGCAAGATCAAAAACCACTCTTTCCACTCCTTCCATAGAAAAAGCTGGTCTGCATTGGAACCGCTTCAGCTTTATGTCCATCATCCCCAGGCTGCTTTTTCCATCTCCTGCCATATTGCATTCAGAAATGGTGGTACAACCCTTCATGGCAGCTTTCACAGTCTGTCCAGCTACACAGGAAGAGAAGTACATGCCATGTGTCAGTGGACCCAGTCCCCATAGTCATTCCCTCCCTGGCCACTGCAGTCCCCATTTCCAACCCAAGAACTGCCCATTCCTTACACCCAGTTGGCTCTAAACCCACCAACCCATTCCTGTCTGTTCCCATCCTCTGAACAAATCTGAAGAAACAGCAGGGTCACCTTGGTTGACTTGAAATACAAAGGCTTTAGGGcttatcttctttctttccgCTGAataaagatgatttttaaaacttctagtaatttaaatttaaaaattaaaaaggtcTTAAATAGTTATCTTTCTTACGTTTAAAGATTCTTCTGGTCAAAGTTTGTCTGGCTTCCTAAAGAAACCAGGGCTGTGTGACACTACTCCAGGAATTCATTGCCTACTTCTCTCTTGGAACCTCTCATGGCATTCAAACTGGATGACAATGTCTCAGCCATATTTGACACGAGGTTGAGAAGTCTCAAAGACAATACAGCCTGAGCCATTTATTAAGATTAATCCATCCTTGAAGGTTTTACAGGATTTTAGCCAAACCAAGAGAGAAACATGGTGACATGCCCACTGAAACCTGAACCTGTCCTTTACCACCACTGGAGCACCTACCTGAGAAGGAGACCTGAGCAGGTGCTGGGTGCCTAACTCTCCAAACAGACATTTTTGTTCCTGTTGCTTGCTTTTGCTAACACTACTCACATTTCTCTGCTGTGCAGGTTATGGAGGGCTGGAATACTCTGTTGGGCATTTTTGTCTTAGATACAAATAACTTGTAAAGGCACCTCACTAGTTCCTCACCTTCCTGTGCTCCCCTAcacctcttcttcctctgcatAGCTAATCACACCACACAGGTCTTCTCTATCTACAGTGACTGATCAATCAAGTTAAGACAGATTAggagcatttttatttcagtgatacACTGAAATAATTCCACCACTCCATTTCCATTGCTGTGACTAGGAAAAGTCTTGTTTTCCTTCATGTTGTCTCTGTGAAACATGATCTAATTcagggtttggacaacacatTTTCAAAAGTCTATAGCAAAGACCTTCAGGCATCACATCATTTCCTAGCAATATTATCAACTCAGGGGAATTTCATCTATAACCATACACAAGATAacttttttcagtctgtttctACAGCAGGTGTTGCTGCCTTTAACTTCCATCTTAGTTTTCCTGTCTACTGGCACAGGTAGCATTGCCACAAAAGGTGGAAGTCCTTTACCTGCAGCATGGGAGGAAAGGGGAGTGACCAGGAAACATGCTGTCAATTTTCCTCTCTCTAATTACATGTGTAATTACAGGTGGAAAAAAGATTTCTGAAGGAGCCATTATAAGACTGGAGTTCCTTCTCAAGGAAGATCTTTGGGTACCCCAAAGGCTCAGCTGCAGTGTTTATGTCCCTGGCTCTGTACACACAGAAGCACCACTACAACAGTGTCTTGTCCCCAGCATCACCTCATGGAAAAGCCAATGGCTCTGTGTAGTTCCACCTAAACCCCCACGGAGCTGGCAACTAGCTTAGATCCAGATTCAGCCTCATACATCTTAGCTAGGGCCAGCAGGTCCAGCACCTTGGTCAGCTTTGTTACATCCTGATTGCCTCAGGAACCCAGTTCTCCTCTTGACCTCAGTTATGCTGTGCTATGAGGAACTCCAACAGTTATTCATGCATAGTgggggagaaagaagaaaaaaacacccctGCCCTTTGATCAGCTTTAAACTTTCAGTTTTCACCTTTCAGTTCCttgcttcttcctcttttttttttccccacactgtttacctgtttttatttctcagtgatGCTTCCTCTTAGACTACTTTCACCCATTTTACCAAAAAGATGAAAGACAGCCCAAATAAAAGGCAGTTACCAGAATTCATTAACCCAGCAAAGTCAACACATTGGGTTTCAGATCCAGTGCAGTTTACAATTTCTTGACTGCACTGGAAGGAGTCCACGCTGTAGCAGGCAGGACACTGGTACCCATTGGGCACGTTGTCATCTGGTGGCACTGGAATGAAAGAGATGGGCTGTAACTGGTGTTAATGAGGGTATGAGAGGAACGACCAAGGTCATGGTTTAGCCTGGAAGGCCGCACCTTGGGATGGGCCAGAGAGGGGATGGGCTATAAGGATAAAAAAGGAGCTTACATGAAACAGAGGTGGTTCGACAGTCATCACCTGTGCAGCAAGCTATGTGGCCCTTTGCTTTTACCTTCCCATAGTTCATGGTGACAGGGCCATGGTTGCACATGTTGGATGGCATGCAGGATTTGATGGATGAAGGGATTGCCATCCCCCCTGTAACAAAGCAGAAGGCAGTGCCAAGTTGTTAAACACAAGGTAACTCCCTTCCCATTCCAATAGCTCCTGCACCAATTCCTAAGTAGCTGCATAGTTCCTTCTGCTTGTACAAAGTCACCCTTCATCCTTGAAGCACCTCAAGGCTCAATTTAACTGTTCTACTCCCCGTTACGCCTTTTGAGCTTGGCTAATGGTGTAGACCAGACTTGCCCATGTCAGGATGCTCGTGGCTGCGATGGACCATGGGCTCAGCAG carries:
- the LOC135406785 gene encoding phospholipase A2 inhibitor gamma subunit B-like, with amino-acid sequence MKVSLGLSFLLAFLDPGTCLQCEVCHSIGRGCSGPMKTCTGGEDTCGIILHEVLMGGMAIPSSIKSCMPSNMCNHGPVTMNYGKVKAKGHIACCTGDDCRTTSVSLPPDDNVPNGYQCPACYSVDSFQCSQEIVNCTGSETQCVDFAGLMNSAGQTVKAAMKGCTTISECNMAGDGKSSLGMMDIKLKRFQCRPAFSMEGVERVVFDLAPQHTVFLPLLSGFILEKVLF